The Mangrovimonas cancribranchiae nucleotide sequence AGAGTTTAGTTACAATTCGTTTAAAAGATCTTTAAGTTTACCAAACTCGGTTAATACAGACCAAGATATTAAAGCCATTTATAAAGATGGTATTTTAAAATTACACCTTCAAAAGAAAGAGGAAGCCAAAACGCCTCCTAAAAAAGTTATTGAAGTACTTTAAAACGATTAAAGCAAAAAGTAGTACAACATACTGCTTTTTGCTTTATCAATTAAACAATTAAGAACAATGAATGCAACATACACCCAAGCCAAGTATGTAGAGTGGTTAAGCCCAGAGGAGATTCATAAAAACACCAACGATTGGCTTTCCGAGTTACAGTTTGTACAAGAAGAACAACAGTTTTTTAAAAACTTAATTAAAGACTATACGCTACAACTTACCGCTTCTAAATACTTTGACGAAAGCAAAGCTATAGTAACCAAATTAGATGCTATGTGTGATGAAACCACTAACTTAATAAAGCTAGTACAAACGCATAGTAACAAACTTGAAATAGTAGTAGATAAAGTAGATCAACTTAAAGAGGAAGAGAATTACAAAGACGAACACAGACAGCTTATTTTAAAAGTACACGATTTTTTGAAAAAAAATAAAGCTCTAAAATCGCATTTATTCAATGTTGTAAAACGTGTTATTAAAGAACAAAACCAAAAGAAGTTAATAGGTTAGTTCTTGGTTGACTAAAAAGCTTAAAAAGCTCTGTATTGTGCAGAGTTTTTTTTATTTATCTAATTTATTAAGAGGTGAGTGGTGTTCATGAACAATTCTCCAACCATTATCTGTTTTTAAAAATAACAAAGTCATTTGATCGTTAATAATTGCTGAGTCTTCTCCAAATTTAAGATGAAAATCTGTATGAGTTGTTACATTGGCAACATCTCCGTAGACAGCGATTTTTGTATCGTTCATATTAAATTTTAAGATTTCTGTTACCGAGCCAAAAACACTTCTTTCAAGTTCTTCGTTTTCTTTTGCTCCATTTCTAATTTCCCCATTTTTAAATTCAGTAAACTTAGGACTATAGGCATGAAACGAGATTAATTTGTCGAGATCACCATCTTTTACACTTTGACTAATGCTATCTAGAGTCGCCCTTATTTCCTGTTTGGCTTCTGAAAAGTCATCGTTTAAAAGGTCTATTTTTATTTCTTCTACTTCTGTTTTTTTCTCTTTTTCTTTACAGCTGGTTATTATAATTGCAAAAATGATAACCATTGCTAAAGTTAATCTAGTCTTCATGATTTTGTAATGTATTGATTAGTAGATAACTATGAGTTACAAAAAATAAGGCAATTAGATTGGTTAAAATGTTTTTTATTGTGAATTAAAGGAGGTTTTAATTGTCTAACAGCTCTGTTCCTTAGTGTCTTCTCGTCAAAATGTGCGCGTTTGACGTATAATTTAATGATTTTTTAGTGTTATTTGCTGTATTAACAACTTTTGCAGCTATTTTAGAAGGAATGTTAAAACCGGTTTTTAATAAATTTGGTTTTTTCTCAAACTGTGTTCTAAATCGTGTTCATTTCCGTGTTCAAAATGTAATAAAAACGTTTAATAAACACATAAAAAAAACGGTTTAGCGAACCTAAACCGTTTATTTTGAAATGATTACATTTGTAGCGAGACCGAGATTTGAACTCGGGACCTCCGGGTTATGAACTTATATAATGTGTTCAAAACCAGTCATTTACTGGTGTTTTGAGCTAAAATATTTAAAATCGTGTTCTAAAACGAGTTTAGATTCTTGTTAAAAAATCAGTTGTCATAAAAGTACTATTTTTTTGTGAAAAAAATGAATTGTCATTAGAATTTTAGTGAACAAATTTTTAGCAATTTGATTGAAAAGTGACACGATTTGTAGTCAAATTACATACAATTTGACTACAAAAGAAGTCGCTACCCTTGGTGAGATTTTGGGTGATATTATATATTTTGTTTCTTGTTCTTTCAAAGACTTCTTTTATGGACAAGAAAAGTACTTGTTAATCATATAAGTCGAAATAGGCCTTAAAGTATTACCCGTTTTAGGGTGAAGACCATGAGAGGTAAATAGTTCAACATTGCCATTTTTTGTTTTGTGATACCATACCTTAGGACTACCATCTTCATTAAAAAAAGTTGTATTA carries:
- a CDS encoding nuclear transport factor 2 family protein; translation: MKTRLTLAMVIIFAIIITSCKEKEKKTEVEEIKIDLLNDDFSEAKQEIRATLDSISQSVKDGDLDKLISFHAYSPKFTEFKNGEIRNGAKENEELERSVFGSVTEILKFNMNDTKIAVYGDVANVTTHTDFHLKFGEDSAIINDQMTLLFLKTDNGWRIVHEHHSPLNKLDK